The Humulus lupulus chromosome 7, drHumLupu1.1, whole genome shotgun sequence region TGAAAAAAACAACTTTCTCAAACCAAAACAAAGACAAACAACTACTGAACAACATAGAACTGTGTTTCAGTGATGTCCCAATTTGTTATGGTGGATAATAAACCttataatcataaaaaaatctCCCTGTCCAGCCTCTTCCAGTCAATCTTGCCATTCCATCAGTACTTTCTAGCAGCAGCTGCCAGACTACGAGCTGCAGAGTTGATTTCCTGCGGGATTTTAGTCACTTCCCAAAGTTGCAGACGACTACAAAGGCTTCTGAATTTCATAGCAAAGTATTCCAACATAGCAGCTCTCATCACGCCCTTTGCCTTAAGAGACTCAACAACCCAAGAACAGTCAATATTGAAAATCACTGCATCCAAGCCTAAATCAATTGTTGCACTAGCTGCCATAACCAGGGCTAAAGCTTCCACCTGcataggatttgtttgaggcacCATGTCCACCACTTCATGAACAATGCGACCCTCGCTGTCACGACCCAACATTTCCAAAAAACTATCGCTATCACCGACAGCCACATTTGTAGAGAAACTAATCTAGCCAAGTGTGGGGTTGGACCAGCGACGATTTTGATCCAATTCTACCGAGGCATCCCATTCTTGAATAGGTCTACCAACCAACCCACAAAGTATGTCAAAAGGCACTACAGGTGCTCCATGAGCTATTGAGTTTCTTTCCCTCCAAATCACTGATACAATAGTTGCAGCTCTTTGCATGAGGTCATTGAAAGATGACGTGGGAGGTCTATTAGAATCATTTCCTAGCACTTGAAACCATTCCTTCCAAGAGGATATCCTCACCCTCTCAGCAGTAATACCCCAACAGTATAAGAACCATAGCCTAGCTGAGACTGGGCAAGACCAGAGAAAATGTAGAGTGTTTTTCTCCTCATGATTACACAAGGTGCATTTTGAATTAGCCATGTGCAAGAATCTTGCCACTTTTGCCTTACAAGGGAGAGCATCCATCAGAATCTGCCACCACATGATCTTATGCCTCTCATGGATCTTGCTCTTCCAAATTTGCATCCAAATTTTGCAAGAAGGGTCCTCTTGGGATGCAATTTGCATGGCAGATCGGATAGTGAAGGAACTAGAGGGGTTCGCATCCTAGAACCAAGAATCCTCTTTATCCTCACGCGTGATAGGGATATTAAGGATACGCCTCACCTCAGATGGTTGAAACCAAGCGTACAACTTTGTCACATCCCATTGACCTTCTGAAATGAAATCAGAAACCCAACTTACTCCGAAGGTGGCATTGAGCTTAGGAGTTGGTTTCCTATCACCCCCAAGCACCCAATTATCAAACCAAATGGTTGTTCTTTTTCCATTCTCTATTCGGCGACAGACCCCTTTACCAGTAGAGGGCGCATTTTCATTACAACTTTCCAAATGGTTGAGTCATGTTGCTTGGGTTCATAATCGAAGATACAACAACCTCGCAGATATTTTGATCTCGTCATCTCATTCCACAGAGCTTGTTTCCCCATCAGAAGCTCCCAACCTCTCCTGGCAAAGAAAGCTTGGTTCACCAAGTTAACTGACCGAAAGCCTAGCCCGCCCATAGCCTTAGAACGACACAGTCCTTCCCAGGCTACTAAATGAAGTCCCTGTTTCCTAGTTTTGTCTCCCCACCAAAAGCTCCTCGACTCTCTATCAATCTTCCTAGTTGTCATAATTGGGTTGTCGTAATTGGGATAAGCCCCGATGCTGCCACATAGGAGGTAAGAGAACCACCAACTGAGTGAACTAGTGTTGCTTTGCCCGCCTTCGAGAGCAACTTAGCCTTCTAGCCCTGGATCCTAGCTTTTACTTTGTCTAGAATAAAGTTGAAATCATTTGTAGTTGCATGCGAGTTTAGTAAAGGCACATCGAGATAGTGGCTTCCCTGCTTCACTCTTTTCATCCTCAGATGGTCAGCAATATTGATCGCCTTCGATTTGGCTACCCCTTTTGAGAAGAAGACCGAATACTTCTCATAGTTTACTTTCCCTCCCGACCAGCTACAGTAGTCAGTTACACATTTCATAAACTCGTCAGCCTCGGGAATAGTAGCTTTACCAAAGAAATTAAGTCATCTGCAAAGAAAAGATGACTAATAGTCAAGGCATTCCGAGATAACCAAATTCCTTTCAACGTTCTAGATTTTTCTAAGCGTAGAGAAAACATCTGCCACAATAATAAAGTGACTAGGCAATAGAGGGTCACCCTGACAGAGATCTCTATTTGGTTGAATCCCTTCAAATGGACTGCCATTGAGAAGTAAAGTAAAGTGTGATGAGGATACACATAACATTACCCAATTGATAACTATCTCAGAAAATCCCCAACAAGTGAGAATAGGCCTAAGGAATCCCCATCCCACTCTATCATAAGCCTTTTCCATATCTAATTTCATTAACATAATACCTTCCTTGGTTTGCTTCTTATTCATTGGATGGATGTTCTCCTAGGAAATCATGATGTTGTCATGGATAATTCTACCTTTGACAACTGATTACATGAGGATCGTTCTAAGTCTATTCGCCAAAATCTTTGAGATAATCTTGTATGCGACGTTGCAAAGAGCGATTGGGCGATAATCATTAACTGAGCACGGGTTGTCTTTTTTGGGTAGCAAGATAATATTTTCACAATTCAAGTGCTTGGGCAACACCGATCTTTGGAAGAACACCATGACCATCCCATAAACATCATTTTGGATCGTCTCTCAATGATGCCTGTAGAAAGCGCATGGCATCCCATCAGGCTTGGGGCCTTATTGGGATCAATTTGCATGAGGGCTTCCTAGCTTCATTTGGAATAATGGATAGGCTAATGTTGGTGGCTTCTGAAATCCGAGTGGGGAACAACCCACCCATATGATCTGAGAAAATTGTTGGTTGAGCTCGGAATGTTTCCTTGAATTTCCTAATGAAGCAATCGCCAATCTATTTCCTCTTATAGACCCATCTACCTTCATCCTTCAGAGCTGAGATTGCACTTCTACGGCCTCTAATCACAGTAGACATATGAAAAAACTTGGTACTCCTATCACCATATTTGAGCCAATTGTCCCTAGATTTTTGCCGCCAAAGGACTTCCTCTCTTCTCAAGGCTTCGTTGAGGACAACTCTAGGTTCCTCCTCCAATAGAGGATCGGGTACAGCAGGTGCTTCAATTTGAAGCAACTTTGTTTTAGCATTGCTAATCTAATTTTTGGCATCCTTGAATTGTTCCTTATTCCATTTCGCTAGGCCCTTCCTTGTTGCATTAATCTTAGCTCTAAAGTTTTTCATAGGCGTATCGAGCTGAACGAAACCCCACGCTTTCTTGACCACCCAATAACATCTTGGATCCCTTGCCCACATGTTCTCATACTTGAATGACTTTTGAAGTCTCTCTCTATCCCCGAAAGTATCCAAGACAATTGGATTGTGATCTGAGGATAATGACAGCAAATTCAATACCATAACAGAGGGAAATGAGATTCTTCAATCCAGAGTAGCCAAACATATGTCCAGTCTGGCTCTTTTTAGAGAACTAAGACCACCCGCCGTACTAATCTTCCTTCTCCAAGTAAAAGGGGTTCCACCAGCTCCGAGATCAACCAGGCCAATACTAGCCACCATCCTCTGCAAGTCAAACGAGTAATAAGATGTGTTGCCTACTTTTGAATGGTTAATGCATTCTTAGTCCCATAAAGTTCCATTAAGATCACCCATCAACAAAACAGGGCACCCTTCCTTGGAGATTTCCAGTTCAACTCGCTTCCAAAACTCCTACCTCCCTTGCAATGTTGGAGGTCCATACCATAATTAGTTATTGACAAATGAATAGTGTAACTAATATTTCTAGAAATTCAAAGATGCAATGTTTTTTTAAAGCATTTTATAcatgaaaattataaatattagttgtatgattctttttttttttttttaaaaagtatatTTTAAGTAAAATGCAAATCTTATTAACGGATAGAATCAGCCATCAAAAGAATAAAAAATTCTTAAGGTACATCATAACTTTTATACACACAACCTGAATTTAAATAAGTGAGCAGCCTTATTAACAGATCAGATCGTTTGACAAACAACATACACGAGGACTAAAAaattggtaccctgtgttttatcaaaatacatacTTGGTACTCTTTGTTTGCAATTCGTACCAATTTGGTACCTTCCGCTGGTATGTGGTCAACCCATATTTTAAATATGACCTTATTACCCctctttttaatatatatatatatatatatttttgctattttaaaatgattcaaaaatattttctgaaataataaaacataaacaatttttttaaataaaattaatcaattaaatttagatttttaaataaaaataatataaattaatattaaaataaaaatatgtaatataactattttaattaattatttaaatccaaatataaattttaaaaaaaaactaaaatcaatattttaaaatttattaaagtaAACTAAAACTCTAATAATTTTAggttttaattaaactatttttgtttgaatttagTTAAAATTTTGGCTTTTATGTTTAGGgtgttgattttaatttttttggtttaagtttagcgattacatttaattttttatttttgtttattaaaattatttgaaagttttaattatacatttttttggtttcattaattcaaaaaatatttttaaagcattttaaaataacaaaaagaaaaagaaaatcaaacaacTCATTTAAAAGATGAGTCATATGGTCATATTTGAAATATGAGTTGACTAGATTGTACCGGAGGGTACTAAATTAGTATGAATTGTGCAAATAGAAGGTACTGAGTGATCATTATTTTaaacataaggtaccaaatgtgtattttgataaaacacggggtaccaaataagtatttACCCTTATGACAAGTGCTACAAATACTATGCAATATGTACAACAGTTATACCACGAACTTTATATGTATGTGTGATTTATTTTTTATGCGCGCATGAAAAAAGCAGCTATAATTATGATTCCAACACtctaaattattcaaaatattCCAAAAATTTGTGAAAAGTCttatataactataatatataccgtcgtataattaaaaaatgaaattaGAACTTATCGgtgtacaaaaaataaaaaatattcatGCCAATATAAACTTTTTTAGGGTTCTTACTATAAAAGTtccctttatataaatatatatatatatgaaatttttttggtAGGGACATTATTTTTTCCCCGAATAATAGAGGCTAGTTTTTGTTTTAATACATGGAGAAGTTGTATCCCAATTTTTTTTAGGTACATTTGCGGCATTAATACATATATAGTTtgttttgttgcacttaaatgcctATATAATTTTTTTGGCGGCAAAAATGTCTACCGTTACACATTTAGTACGTTTGACTTTAATAGTTACGTGTCACTTTCTAATTACttgaaaattattaaatatttttaaaaatcatttaaaaaatctaattagtttaaaactatataaaattaaattcattaaaaaattaataaaaaataattataataaaacaaaatatatttttttctcttcttcttcttcttcccatcAACCTcctccattcttcttcttcttcctgaaTACCCATACCCAAATCCCCTTCGAACCTCAAACCCagaaagaaaaattatttcttCTTCCCATCgacttcctcttcttcttcttcttcttcccgaATACCCAAACCAAAACCCCCATCAAACCTCAaacctagaaaaaaaaaattcttcttcCCATCGATttcctctccttcttcttctgctGGCCGAATACCCAGACCCAAAACCCCGTCGCACTTCAAACCCAGTCggaccctaaacccagaaaaaaatTGTTCTTCTTCGCATCAAACACAAAGGCATATCATCATCGGTTCTAGAGCTTTGTGCAGTATGTTGTTGTCGGATTTGCAACTTCAACTTGATGTCGTCGTCGAGGGGCTATGAAAAACACGATGATGGGACCAAGTCTTTTGGGTTCGGGTTGACGAGATGGGTTTTCCTGGGTTTGGGGTCCAACGTGGATGGAGTTTTCATAGCCAAGGGGTTCGACGAGATGGGGTTTTTCTAGTTTTGGTTCAGGGTTTTGTTCCCGTTTTTGTGATGAACAAGAGTTTTGGAATTTGTTTGAACATGATTCAGGTCCTTTTGAACCACTTGGATTGCAACAATTAATTATTGATATGCACATCAGCTATGGGCAAGCTTGATAATCCCTCAAATCTCACTACATTCCaactaaaaaaaaactttaatatttaatgatttaaaaaaaaatcagatttaatTTAAGTTGTGATATTGAGATTTTGTTTttactttaatttatttatttttatatatttaattatttatagcCAATTAGAAATTTCCAAATAGTTATTATACAGGTCAAAGTCAAACTTAACTGAGATCTAACGGTAGGGACCTTTGACTGCACCAAATATGTAACGGTAGGCATTTTTACTGCCAAAAAAATTGCATAgacatttaagtgcaacaaaacaAACTACATAGGTATTAATGTCgcaaatttccttttttttttttatatgatggtgcaTATTACAGTTATAGCAGACTTCCCACTAGTTTTTCAAGAAATTCGGAATAATTTATAGCGCTGAAATTAGGGTTTAAAGAGTGAATTACACACATgtctgatttaaaaaaaaaaaaactataatctGTTGGTGCCGAAAATAGAAACAACTCCATCAGACAAAAATAATGTCGCCaccatatatatatgtgtgcactattaatggttactacccatggatagtTACTTGGAAGACTTCTCagtggttactacccatagatgaatactaacaattatgatgatgtggcaacatagtgacttggtatagcaagtcaccaacatgtaaatatttttttctacattaaattcgagtttagtttttttttgccataattaatgttgtttccaaccaatgagatacactagctatatttagaaattgacatgcatttgaaaaatgaaaagtttacaatatgtataatgtataatgcCATTATAAAGTGTGATATAAAATGAAGTGACCAGttatgttataaatatcataGGGTATTAAAGTGTCATGTATTTAATGTGTGGAAAGAGGAAAGtgagtttttaattttataatggacaaaattggaaatcactaattataaattagggttgtggtcccctatatatatatatatatatgtatctaaCTATTATGTCTATCATCTCATtaacagaaaagaaaagaaagactcTTCTCTCATAGAGATACATATTATGTAGGAAGATCTAAACACTCTGTGCAATCTCCAATAATAGCCTTAGGTTAGTGCTTCCGCTCTCATATTCATTTTCTTCCTTGATTTAGCAAATGATATATAGAAATATGATTTAAGATTTTATATTGAAACAATTTTAGGAACATGATTAGGATTTGGGATTATGTATTGAAATATTGATATTTATGCATGTTGCTTGAGTGTTTCTTAAATTCTAATAGTTACTACTCATGGATGGTTACTttgaagacttctcaatggttactatccATAGATggatactaacaattatgatgatgtggtaaCATAGTGACTTGATATAACAAGTCACCAACacgtaaatatttttttctacattaatttcgagtttagttttttttccataattaatgttgtttccaaacAATGAGatacactagctatatttagaaattgacatgcatttgaataatgaaaagtttacaatattatattttcataataaatacattttttttcatcaggtaacccttctaaaaatttgaaaaaattaaaatttatttttagtaatattaattaacaactataaatatgcaCCATTAATCTTAGTCCAATGATTAATATAAATTAATCATCCAGTAACCATTACccatatatgtaaatatatttatactaTGCATATATCGAATATGACCAATATAAAAAAACGATGAATCCCATAGTTGTATTTGTGGAAGAAAAAAACGCAGGTATAACATTAAATCTTATTTTAAAGAATCAAAATTCATTTACACTCGATTTATCATATCTTCAAATTGAAAATACAGGAgagtgaaaagaaaagaaaaaaaaaaacctttaattCCAAAGGCAAAGCCTAGCTATATAAATGTAACAATCAAACAAGAGAGTCCTTTGCTGATTTCTTGACCTCATGACTATCTTTTTCTTGGTGAACCATGTTCTTAATCCCTCCCAAAAGTAGTGGAGTACCATCCTTATCTTTGgtctgaaaaaaagaaaaaagaaaaatccaATTAGGATTTGGTACCCACATTGTAATAATAACTACTACTAGTgcatatataactatatatatatatatatatatgaaaatataaatttatatacctGAGAGGGCAAAGGGAGGTCTCCTCCGGATTGTTTCTTTTTGTTCTCTTGAGTGCAAAAATAAGAGTACAATCCCATGCCAAAAATGGCGACCAATATTCCAACAATGTTTCTGTCAGTAAAAGGGTCATGCAGTAATGTATAGCCAAAGCCAAGTACAAGGCAAGTTTTGAGATGGCCCAGCACTTGGTATGTCACTGGTGATGTCTTTCCAATCACCAAAAATGTACTGAAGTTCACAGATACTGAGATTATGCACGAAAGGATGATAAACGCCTGCGTCCATGCATATGCATATATccttattatatatacatatgattAGAAAAACATAAATGCCTTAATGATTTCTCtttaatttatatatacataatgtGTGCGTACCAAGACTATGGAGGTGTATTTGTGAGCAAAGACGTTCTTCTTGGTGAGGAACTGATCTACCACAGGGCCTGACACGAATAAAATAGCTGCTTGAAATGGAGCTGACTGGTATAACAGCTGCGTCGAAGACACATTCAACCTCTTTTGAATTGTGTTTGTAAGCTGATTTATTCATTTATGAGTTAAGCTTATCATGTATAATAATCAAATCAATTATATGAccataatattaattaattatatgaagAAACAACAAAACCCATCATCGATCTActcatatataattaataaaagtaGCAGGGGATACGATTTGGCCAACGCAGGTTGTTGCAATGGCAAGAAGAGAGATGATTGTTCCAACAAGATTGAGCTGGAGGTCGGTCACAGAGGCAATGCCAACTCCAAACACTAAAACTAAGAGAGAGAGCTTTATCTTTTGGCTGCAAATTAAAACAAGCACACATAATTAACAACTAAGCATAAATAATAAACCCCCCTTgagtaattaaaaaaatatttataattacctAAATTGTTTTTTGAGAAAAAGGGTTTCTAACAACACAGTGAATGGTATAATGGCAAGCTTGGTCATCTGCAAGAATATAAATTAAACCAATAAAttatattcttaaaaaaaatgaatagtaATAAATTATTATGTTTGGAAAATAAAAAAATGCACATTTAACTGATCAATATGAGTGGAAGTGGCCTCAATTAAAtgataattttgtttattttacttGTCCTTCTGTATGAATCTTACAACAATTGATTAGGGACAGAAAATTCTAAAAAAGTACTAGGTAAGTCTTTGTGAGGTATATTTGGTAATATGGGATATTGGTTacaaatttaatataatatttagtaatattagtgagatatatttatataaatataaaatgaaataaattaagcaaaaaaaaaatatatatatatatatatatatatatatatatataacctggTAGAAGCCAATGGAGTTGAATCCCAAGCTCAAGTTGAGAAGACCAATAGAAACACCATTTAGAATGCCAAAAAGCATAACAGTTTTCATGTCAATGGACTTATTCTCAAACAGCTTGAATCGCTGAGCCGCATGTAGCGTGCAGTATGTCACCATCAGATGCCAACTAGTCAGTGTTGTAGCTAAACATATAACCATACAACAAGGGTAATTTCGTCATTTCCAATCCCCAATAGTTttcaatataaatttatatatatataaatatatatatatatataaaattaaattaccAAATGGGAAGCCAAGATTGCTCATCAAAGCTTTGTTGCAAATGACAATAGAAACAGAAGAAGCCACCGAAAGGAAAAGGGCTCCAATAACGCCCAACTGGAAGCTTGACATCTCCCCCATCTTAATTATTCCTTTTTCATCAATGACAAATAAAATTTGTAAATGTTCATCGATCTTTTCAttaaaaaagaagaataaaaaaaaaaaatacagtcgTGTAACTATAACATATAATATGGTTTCATATCTTTCACAAATATGTTTGATAAGGAAAAAAACAATAACATTTCGAACATTAGGACTTGAAAATGCAGAATAACTACTCATTCACAACACACACGTTGATATTTGTAACAATGCATTAATTTATAATTACAAGTACGTACCGATAAATGTAGAAGGGATCTTATAATAATAACTCCGGGAGATTCACCGGCCCGATTCCGGCAAGCTCCCCTGAACGGTGGGCCGTCGAGAAAGGGATCGAGGAGAGATAGAGAGTTAGTTAATTAAGCTTTGAGAGATCCAAGAGAGAAGGCTTGCTGGCTTGTATGAGAATTGTGTACCATTTTATTTTTGAAGGTTTTTGCGGTTGGTACCTAACACCAACGGCCGTTACATTTAATAAAAGAGGATATTAATTCTTTCTTTGTTTTTGGCTACTTAACACTAACACGTGTGGCTCACTTTCGAGAAGAGACTTAACGGCTAACGTAAGCTTAGCAAAAGCAAGCCATACAGTTAATTTCAAATGACCGTTAAGGATGCTACGAATTTGGTTTCGaatgaccaaaacacccttaTGGTCATTTCATTGTGACTTTATTTTGGTGCTGTGCTGGGGATTCCTCATTCATTTTTCTagttaaaacataaaattttaaattttcattttacaCCCTCTTAAATTTTTAATGAGTTCAAAATTATTCATCAAGAAAAAATCTTGAAAAGATTTCTTCGGGGACTCatctatattattatttattagttttctcggaaaaaaaaattaattacatattattatttttcagattcatatttatttattcactaggtagaagcaacgtgcaatacacatttacttagttttaaagttgtaaacattgtctataattttaataaaaattggttcacttttttttttattttaaaaaaaatatatataatagaataaattataattttataatatatataaatatttatatcaataatctctacatatatgatatttaaatacaacattgacataaatatatatttacatgactacatgacatatatataaaatacaataatatttaaaaataaattaataatagaaataaaatagaatagaaaaagtcatagtgtagataaTAGTATATATGcgtcaactatttttagtttctaatgtatctcccAATgacctttggtgaatttgatgaagaaaaaaagcttcaatcacttgataaaaaacaaactatcacacaaatttataagacaaaaaaaaatatttatgcttttattattttttaaaaagtatgatttaattatttaaattatcataaaatatcttaaaattatcctactttaattaattaatttatttatttttgtttaagtttaagtttgttctagattttgaatttgacaatgacaaaaaaagattatatattatatgtttaatataatattaagtttacgtttaattaaattttatttaagttaaaaatgtatggttttattatttttaaataattatcattgtaaaatatctcaaaattatcctattttaatttatttaattatttgtttatttaattttatttaagtttaagtcatatttacaatctaccgttaaatataaaaatattatgttaaatataagaatatttcattaaagttaataaaaaagaaataaaatactgttaaaacaaaaaaatttctttatctacacactttttatatagaagagatatctatattttgtttaatttttaatttttttaatgataacTTAATTTTTCGATGCCTACAGTTTATTTGGTGTGttaagaaataatttttttagtttaaaattatatgAAGATATTTATGAGAAGTTACAAAAATtatatttgtaaataattaattaaatataaaagggtgaggagagagaaaataaaatgaatattCTAATAAAAGCAATCTTTTATTTTTCTCATGTTTGGTGAAGTCTAAGCAAAATCACATTTCCAATCAATTACAATGTCACATTCTAATTCATTTGGGTCAATAATCAACGATAAAAGTCAAGACAATGAAAATGAGAGGAATTAGAAGACGAATAAACAACCTAGCccccaaaaaataataataatggtgaaagaaaaaaaaacaaattaatttagtTACAGGTAGACCAAAAAGAAATTAGAGCTCAAATAgattagtaaaaaaataaaagtatttAGTGAAAATAGAAATTAATTGAGTTTAATCTAAACTAATAATTATAATGGCTTAATTTTATGTCATTGTTGAAAGATCTCGTATTTAAAtaagagtttatacttttttggaccataTATTATGTTTCA contains the following coding sequences:
- the LOC133792130 gene encoding uncharacterized protein LOC133792130, with product MQIASQEDPSCKIWMQIWKSKIHERHKIMWWQILMDALPCKAKVARFLHMANSKCTLCNHEEKNTLHFLWSCPVSARLWFLYCWGITAERVRISSWKEWFQVLGNDSNRPPTSSFNDLMQRAATIVSVIWRERNSIAHGAPVVPFDILCGLVGRPIQEWDASVELDQNRRWSNPTLG
- the LOC133788592 gene encoding UDP-xylose transporter 1; this translates as MGEMSSFQLGVIGALFLSVASSVSIVICNKALMSNLGFPFATTLTSWHLMVTYCTLHAAQRFKLFENKSIDMKTVMLFGILNGVSIGLLNLSLGFNSIGFYQMTKLAIIPFTVLLETLFLKKQFSQKIKLSLLVLVFGVGIASVTDLQLNLVGTIISLLAIATTCVGQILTNTIQKRLNVSSTQLLYQSAPFQAAILFVSGPVVDQFLTKKNVFAHKYTSIVLAFIILSCIISVSVNFSTFLVIGKTSPVTYQVLGHLKTCLVLGFGYTLLHDPFTDRNIVGILVAIFGMGLYSYFCTQENKKKQSGGDLPLPSQTKDKDGTPLLLGGIKNMVHQEKDSHEVKKSAKDSLV